Proteins encoded within one genomic window of Amorphus orientalis:
- the pheS gene encoding phenylalanine--tRNA ligase subunit alpha, which translates to MTETASAPTTSDLDALEADLTGRIASAETEAELEEVRIHALGKKGVVSERLKTLGSLTPDERKVVGPAVNGLKTRINNALAARRSELADKALEARLAAERVDVTLPVRPAPIDTGRIHPVTQVIDELTAIFADLGFEIAEGPDIETDYYNFTALNFPEGHPARDMHDTFFFNQKEDGSRPLLRTHTSPVQVRTMETAKPPIRIIVPGRTYRCDSDQTHTPMFHQVEGLVIDETATIGNLKWILEEFCKAFFEVDNAQMRFRPSFFPFTEPSMEVDIRCRRTGSEVRFGEGDDWMEILGCGMVHPNVLRNCGLDPDRYQGFAWGMGIDRLAMLKYGMPDLRAFFEADVRWLSHYGFRPLDMPTLFAGISNQ; encoded by the coding sequence ATGACCGAGACAGCATCCGCCCCCACCACCAGCGATCTCGACGCGCTCGAGGCCGACCTCACCGGCCGGATCGCCTCTGCCGAAACGGAGGCCGAACTGGAGGAGGTCCGCATCCACGCGCTCGGCAAGAAGGGCGTCGTGTCGGAGCGGCTGAAGACACTCGGTTCGCTGACCCCGGACGAGCGCAAGGTCGTCGGCCCGGCGGTGAACGGGCTGAAAACGCGGATCAACAACGCGCTGGCCGCCCGCCGCAGCGAACTCGCCGACAAGGCGCTGGAAGCCCGCCTGGCCGCGGAGCGGGTGGACGTGACGCTTCCGGTCCGTCCGGCCCCGATCGACACCGGCCGAATTCACCCGGTGACCCAGGTGATCGACGAACTCACGGCGATCTTCGCCGACCTCGGCTTCGAGATCGCCGAGGGGCCGGACATCGAGACCGACTACTACAACTTCACGGCGCTGAATTTTCCCGAGGGCCACCCCGCCCGCGACATGCACGACACCTTCTTCTTCAATCAGAAGGAAGACGGATCGCGGCCGCTCCTGCGCACCCATACCTCGCCGGTTCAGGTCCGCACGATGGAGACGGCCAAGCCGCCGATCCGCATCATCGTGCCCGGGCGGACCTATCGCTGTGATTCCGACCAGACTCACACCCCGATGTTCCATCAGGTGGAAGGCCTCGTGATCGACGAGACCGCCACCATCGGGAACCTCAAGTGGATCCTGGAGGAATTCTGCAAGGCGTTCTTCGAGGTGGACAACGCCCAGATGCGGTTCCGCCCGTCGTTCTTCCCCTTCACGGAGCCCTCGATGGAGGTGGACATCCGCTGCCGCCGGACCGGCAGCGAGGTCCGCTTCGGCGAAGGCGACGACTGGATGGAAATTCTCGGCTGCGGAATGGTGCACCCGAACGTGCTGCGCAATTGCGGGCTCGATCCGGACCGCTACCAGGGCTTCGCCTGGGGCATGGGGATCGACCGGCTGGCCATGCTGAAATACGGCATGCCGGACCTGCGCGCCTTCTTCGAGGCCGACGTGCGCTGGCTGTCCCACTACGGCTTCCGTCCGCTCGACATGCCGACGCTCTTTGCTGGGATCAGCAACCAGTAG
- a CDS encoding acyl carrier protein, with protein sequence MDSTFDKVADIISETCEMPREQITPESHAIDDLGIDSLDFLDIVFAIDKQFGIKIPLESWTEEVNSGNAAAEDYFVLKNLCARIDELVAAKG encoded by the coding sequence ATGGATTCGACCTTCGACAAAGTCGCGGACATCATTTCCGAAACCTGTGAGATGCCGCGCGAGCAGATCACCCCGGAGAGCCACGCGATCGACGATCTCGGCATCGACAGTCTCGACTTCCTCGATATCGTGTTCGCGATCGACAAGCAGTTCGGCATCAAGATTCCGCTGGAATCGTGGACCGAAGAGGTCAACAGCGGCAACGCGGCCGCCGAAGACTATTTCGTTCTGAAAAACCTCTGCGCCAGGATCGACGAGCTGGTCGCTGCAAAGGGCTGA
- a CDS encoding 3-hydroxyacyl-ACP dehydratase FabZ family protein yields MRLEYFHMIDEVALFDSTANRVEARSTVPTESTVFEGHFPGHPLMPGVLLIETMAQASGYLIMAHNGFSRMPFLAGVKQGKLRTFVEPGTKLDISAVLTHDGSGFSVTDAEIKVDGRRVCDASLTFKTMAFPTPEFEAMMRRQAETIGLAGSVG; encoded by the coding sequence ATGCGTCTCGAATATTTTCATATGATCGACGAGGTGGCGCTGTTCGACAGCACCGCCAACCGGGTCGAGGCGCGGTCCACCGTCCCGACGGAAAGCACGGTTTTCGAGGGACATTTCCCCGGCCATCCGCTGATGCCGGGCGTGCTGCTGATCGAAACGATGGCACAGGCGTCGGGCTATCTGATCATGGCCCACAACGGCTTCTCGCGCATGCCGTTCCTGGCCGGCGTCAAGCAGGGCAAGCTCAGAACCTTCGTGGAGCCGGGCACGAAGCTCGACATTTCCGCCGTTCTGACCCACGACGGGTCCGGCTTCTCCGTCACGGACGCCGAGATCAAGGTCGACGGCCGCCGCGTGTGCGATGCGAGCCTGACCTTCAAGACCATGGCGTTTCCGACCCCGGAATTCGAAGCCATGATGCGGCGACAGGCCGAAACGATAGGACTTGCCGGGAGCGTCGGTTGA
- a CDS encoding beta-ketoacyl-ACP synthase has product MAEKGDRDAVITGIGLVSPIADGIDAHVERLTGTAQVRPPVDAETYAPFPVHPLTEIDLSVQIPRRGDQRQMENWQRYGTYAAGLALTDAGIAGQTEYLERTSLIVAAGGGERDATVDGDIVEGWRDAKDPGAFLNERLGSDLRPTLFLAQLSNLLAGNISIVHHVTGSSRTFMGEELGGATSLETAWRQIRAGQNDLFLVGGAYNAVRYDMVVFLAMSGLLWAGADVPEVWHRTGQDGGMVMGSVGAFLVLESRSHAEARGARIHARLDDVVTDRGARDGSDRYHARIDRQIARLDAAVGETSLGILSGTSGVPDALAREREMLEAIAAKRPTFLRGTGTVTGHAMEAQMPAGVGLAAAALSNRTFYQPFGDPAIEAAASEAPEKIAVTGWGAWRGESLAVLSADS; this is encoded by the coding sequence ATGGCGGAAAAAGGTGACCGGGACGCGGTGATCACGGGCATCGGCCTCGTCTCGCCGATCGCCGACGGGATCGATGCCCACGTCGAACGTCTGACCGGAACGGCGCAGGTGCGCCCGCCGGTCGATGCGGAGACCTACGCGCCGTTTCCGGTCCATCCGCTCACCGAGATCGATCTGTCGGTCCAGATCCCGCGCCGCGGCGATCAGCGGCAGATGGAGAACTGGCAGCGCTACGGCACCTACGCCGCCGGCCTCGCCCTGACCGATGCCGGCATCGCCGGGCAAACCGAATATCTGGAACGCACCAGCCTGATCGTGGCGGCCGGCGGCGGTGAACGCGATGCGACGGTCGACGGCGACATCGTCGAAGGCTGGCGCGATGCGAAGGACCCGGGCGCGTTCCTCAACGAGCGCCTCGGATCCGACCTGCGGCCGACGCTGTTCCTGGCCCAGCTCTCCAACCTGCTCGCCGGCAACATTTCCATCGTCCACCACGTCACGGGCTCGTCGCGCACCTTCATGGGCGAGGAGCTCGGCGGCGCGACCAGCCTGGAGACGGCCTGGCGCCAGATCCGGGCCGGGCAGAACGACCTGTTTCTGGTCGGCGGCGCCTACAACGCCGTGCGCTACGACATGGTCGTCTTTCTTGCCATGTCCGGACTGCTGTGGGCCGGCGCGGACGTGCCGGAGGTCTGGCACCGGACCGGACAGGACGGCGGCATGGTCATGGGCTCCGTGGGCGCCTTTCTGGTCCTGGAAAGCCGCAGCCATGCCGAAGCTCGCGGCGCACGAATCCATGCGCGGCTCGACGACGTGGTCACCGACCGGGGCGCGCGTGACGGGTCCGACCGCTACCACGCGCGCATCGACCGGCAGATCGCCCGCCTCGACGCCGCTGTCGGCGAGACGTCTTTGGGTATCTTGTCCGGGACCTCCGGCGTGCCGGATGCCCTGGCCCGCGAGCGCGAGATGCTGGAGGCCATAGCCGCCAAGCGTCCGACCTTCCTGCGCGGCACAGGCACGGTGACCGGCCACGCCATGGAAGCGCAGATGCCGGCCGGCGTGGGTCTGGCGGCGGCCGCGCTCTCCAACCGGACCTTCTATCAACCCTTCGGCGATCCGGCGATCGAGGCGGCCGCCTCCGAAGCGCCGGAGAAGATTGCCGTCACCGGATGGGGCGCCTGGCGCGGAGAGAGCCTTGCCGTCCTCAGCGCGGACAGCTGA
- a CDS encoding beta-ketoacyl-ACP synthase, with product MSSATHDEKGRPLVAVTGLGVVTSLGQGKDDNWAALTSGRSGLKTITRFPVENLRTTVAGAIDFLKIDDMCAPALTEKLAVLAGEEALAQAGLPTSGAFPGPLFIAVPPVELEWKQRLALFEAGQSGEGWRRMLDGARHGDWSGMHRQFSFAGIEERVADHFGTTGAPISLTTACASGATSIQLGVEAIRRGDCDAVLCLAADGSVHPETVVRFSLLSALTAQNDPPEKASKPFSKNRDGFVVAEGGGAFVLESVERARARGAEVLAVVKGCGEQADDFHRTRSKPDGSSIIGVFREALKDADLTIHDIDYVNAHGTATPENDKMEYLALAAVFEDALPSIPVSSNKSMIGHTITAAGAVEAVFSVLSLRTGRLPPTINYDEPDPTIPLDVVPNVARDVPIRTVMSNSFGFGGQNVALILAAEPS from the coding sequence ATGAGCAGCGCCACACACGATGAAAAGGGCCGTCCGCTGGTCGCCGTCACCGGCCTGGGCGTGGTCACGTCTCTCGGACAGGGCAAGGACGACAACTGGGCAGCGCTCACCAGCGGCCGCTCGGGCCTGAAGACGATCACCCGCTTTCCGGTCGAGAACCTCCGGACCACCGTTGCCGGCGCCATCGATTTCCTGAAGATCGACGACATGTGCGCCCCGGCGCTCACCGAAAAGCTCGCCGTGCTCGCCGGCGAGGAGGCCCTGGCCCAGGCGGGCCTGCCGACCTCCGGCGCGTTTCCCGGACCGCTGTTCATCGCCGTTCCGCCGGTGGAGCTGGAATGGAAGCAGCGCCTGGCGCTCTTCGAGGCCGGACAGAGCGGCGAAGGCTGGCGCCGGATGCTCGATGGCGCCCGGCACGGCGACTGGAGCGGGATGCACCGGCAATTCTCGTTCGCCGGGATCGAGGAGCGCGTGGCCGATCATTTCGGCACGACCGGCGCCCCGATCTCGCTGACGACGGCCTGCGCGTCCGGCGCAACGTCGATCCAGCTCGGCGTGGAGGCGATCAGGCGCGGCGACTGCGACGCGGTGCTATGCCTCGCGGCGGACGGGTCGGTGCATCCGGAAACGGTCGTGCGCTTCTCGCTCCTGTCCGCGTTGACGGCCCAGAACGACCCGCCGGAAAAGGCGTCGAAGCCGTTCTCCAAGAACCGGGACGGGTTCGTGGTCGCGGAAGGCGGCGGCGCCTTCGTTCTGGAAAGCGTGGAGCGGGCCCGGGCGCGCGGCGCTGAAGTGCTCGCGGTGGTCAAGGGCTGCGGCGAGCAGGCCGACGACTTCCACCGCACCCGCTCGAAGCCGGACGGGTCGTCCATCATCGGCGTGTTCCGCGAAGCCCTGAAGGACGCGGACCTGACCATCCACGACATCGACTACGTGAACGCCCACGGCACCGCGACGCCGGAAAACGACAAGATGGAATATCTGGCGCTGGCAGCGGTGTTCGAGGACGCGCTGCCCTCGATCCCGGTCAGTTCCAACAAGTCGATGATCGGCCACACGATCACCGCCGCCGGCGCGGTGGAGGCGGTCTTCTCCGTCTTGTCGCTGAGGACCGGGCGCCTGCCGCCGACCATCAACTACGACGAACCGGACCCGACGATCCCGCTGGACGTGGTGCCGAACGTCGCCCGCGACGTCCCGATCCGCACCGTCATGTCGAATTCGTTCGGCTTCGGCGGGCAGAACGTGGCGCTGATCCTGGCGGCAGAGCCCTCCTGA
- a CDS encoding zinc-binding dehydrogenase, producing the protein MRALQLVSDRKLEIVDMAPPPAPGEGEVEVAIGAVALNHIDVWGWRGMAFAKRKLPLVVGAEAAGTIVSVGPGVTDLAPGQKVALYGAQVCGECRACREGRENLCENVAGIHGFHLDGFSRERVVTKARLCVPVPDSVAITDAACAPITFGTVEHMLFDNAKLEDGETILIQAGGSGIGTAAIRLAKAVGATVITTVGSDEKAEKAAALGADHVINYRTERFEGVVRKITRKRGVDVVFEHTGVDTWQGSLFSLKRGGRLVTCGSTTGITAQINLMQLFQQQYRIFGSFGCAIHNLADGLAKMDAGILPVIDTQITLDQIEDGLERLESRKVFGKIVMTLG; encoded by the coding sequence ATGCGTGCCCTCCAACTCGTTTCCGACCGAAAGCTCGAAATCGTCGACATGGCGCCTCCCCCGGCACCCGGCGAGGGCGAGGTGGAGGTGGCGATCGGTGCGGTCGCGCTGAACCACATCGACGTGTGGGGCTGGCGCGGTATGGCGTTCGCCAAGCGCAAGCTGCCGCTGGTGGTCGGCGCGGAAGCCGCCGGCACCATCGTCTCAGTGGGACCCGGCGTCACCGATCTCGCTCCCGGCCAGAAGGTCGCACTCTACGGCGCCCAGGTCTGCGGCGAGTGCCGGGCCTGCCGCGAAGGCCGCGAGAATCTCTGCGAGAACGTGGCCGGCATCCACGGCTTCCATCTCGACGGCTTTTCGCGCGAACGCGTGGTGACCAAGGCACGGCTGTGCGTTCCGGTCCCCGACAGCGTCGCAATCACCGATGCCGCCTGCGCGCCGATCACCTTCGGCACAGTGGAGCACATGCTGTTCGACAACGCGAAGCTTGAGGACGGCGAGACCATCCTGATCCAGGCCGGCGGATCCGGCATCGGCACGGCCGCCATCCGGCTCGCCAAGGCCGTCGGCGCCACCGTCATCACCACCGTCGGCAGCGACGAGAAGGCGGAGAAGGCCGCCGCCCTCGGCGCCGATCACGTCATCAACTACCGCACCGAACGCTTCGAGGGCGTGGTCCGCAAGATCACCAGGAAGCGCGGCGTCGACGTGGTGTTCGAGCACACCGGCGTCGACACCTGGCAGGGCAGCCTGTTTTCCCTGAAGCGGGGCGGACGGCTGGTCACCTGCGGCTCGACCACCGGCATCACCGCCCAGATCAACCTGATGCAGCTGTTTCAGCAGCAGTACCGGATCTTCGGCTCGTTCGGGTGCGCGATCCACAATCTGGCCGACGGACTGGCCAAGATGGATGCCGGCATTCTCCCCGTCATCGACACCCAGATCACCCTCGACCAGATCGAGGACGGGCTGGAGCGCCTGGAAAGCCGCAAGGTGTTCGGCAAGATCGTCATGACGCTGGGCTGA
- a CDS encoding lipid A biosynthesis lauroyl acyltransferase, giving the protein MLSRRALKARTLAVADWLFAKIVVGLVRVIRLLPARSAIDFGGWAARTVGPLLPVDKVGLENLEAAYPEMAPEERRRILNGVWDNLGRTSAEFLFLDKVFDFDFDNPTAGHFDVNGIDQFLEIRDSETPCIVFTAHMANWELLPVCAATFGLDVSVLFRPLNNARLARELDAVRGGAMGGLIPSQPGAVAALDGILARGGHIGMLVDQRFGRGLTLPFFGLPAKTNPLLAKLARRHNCNVYAARTVRMPEGRFYMELHGPIDLPRDGDGEVDVEGTMRHVNAIIEGWVREFPDQWLWLHRRWRV; this is encoded by the coding sequence GTGCTGTCCCGGCGCGCCCTCAAGGCCCGCACGCTTGCGGTTGCCGACTGGCTGTTCGCGAAGATCGTCGTCGGGCTGGTCCGGGTGATCCGGCTTCTGCCGGCACGCTCTGCGATCGACTTCGGCGGATGGGCAGCACGCACGGTCGGGCCGCTGCTCCCGGTCGACAAGGTCGGCCTGGAGAACCTGGAAGCGGCCTATCCGGAGATGGCGCCGGAGGAACGGCGCCGTATCCTCAACGGCGTGTGGGACAATCTCGGCCGGACATCGGCGGAATTCCTGTTCCTCGACAAGGTCTTCGATTTCGACTTCGACAACCCGACCGCCGGCCATTTCGACGTCAACGGCATCGACCAGTTCCTCGAGATCCGGGACTCCGAGACGCCCTGCATCGTGTTCACCGCGCACATGGCGAACTGGGAACTGCTGCCGGTCTGCGCGGCGACGTTCGGGCTCGACGTCTCGGTGCTGTTCCGGCCGCTGAACAACGCCCGGCTGGCGCGGGAACTGGACGCGGTGCGCGGCGGTGCGATGGGCGGTCTGATTCCCTCCCAGCCCGGTGCCGTCGCAGCCCTCGACGGCATTCTCGCCCGCGGCGGCCACATCGGCATGCTGGTCGACCAGCGCTTCGGACGCGGCCTGACGCTTCCCTTCTTCGGTCTCCCGGCGAAGACCAACCCGCTGCTTGCCAAGCTCGCCCGGCGGCACAACTGCAACGTCTACGCGGCCCGCACGGTCCGCATGCCCGAGGGCCGCTTCTATATGGAGCTGCACGGCCCGATCGACCTGCCCCGGGATGGCGACGGCGAAGTGGACGTCGAGGGCACAATGCGCCACGTCAACGCGATCATCGAGGGGTGGGTGCGGGAATTCCCCGACCAGTGGCTCTGGCTGCACCGCCGCTGGCGGGTCTAA
- a CDS encoding endonuclease/exonuclease/phosphatase family protein — MAGWLIDNGFNFLPQIVAGLAGLFALVAILARRAWALVIAAALVVALTTGLVLTKRDLVSAPGGEGGGVRVMTANLLFSNRDTAAVAAALRSLKPDLVAVQERDRFWVGALGDLLADDYRLVSESASGTTALYGKTAVPICATPTFRSSVPDRVAAGCVEIDGRPTLVLAVHAPRPTRPLEGAERTATFIRYRALIAEAGLLAIVAGDHNASPLSPAFRRYLGETGLSLPREPGLWFAATWPSRLPQIGIRIDHVLTTPGLSTRFVATGPQIGSNHLPLTVDVGVR; from the coding sequence ATGGCCGGCTGGCTGATCGACAACGGCTTCAACTTCCTGCCGCAGATCGTTGCGGGCCTCGCCGGCCTGTTCGCGCTGGTCGCGATCCTGGCGCGGCGCGCGTGGGCACTCGTGATCGCGGCGGCACTGGTCGTGGCGCTGACCACCGGTCTCGTCCTGACCAAGCGGGACCTCGTGTCCGCGCCGGGCGGCGAGGGGGGCGGGGTGCGGGTGATGACCGCCAACCTCCTCTTTTCCAACCGGGATACGGCGGCGGTGGCGGCCGCGCTGCGCAGCCTGAAGCCCGATCTCGTCGCGGTTCAGGAGCGCGATCGGTTCTGGGTGGGCGCGCTCGGCGACTTGCTCGCCGACGACTATCGGCTCGTGTCCGAAAGCGCGTCCGGAACGACCGCGCTCTATGGCAAGACGGCCGTACCAATCTGTGCAACTCCGACGTTCCGCAGTTCCGTGCCGGACCGTGTCGCCGCCGGCTGTGTTGAGATCGATGGGCGGCCGACGCTGGTCCTCGCGGTCCACGCGCCGCGGCCGACCCGACCGCTCGAAGGCGCGGAGCGGACGGCCACCTTCATCCGTTATCGCGCCCTGATCGCCGAAGCGGGCCTGCTCGCGATCGTCGCCGGCGACCACAACGCCTCGCCGCTGTCCCCGGCTTTTCGGCGCTATCTGGGCGAGACGGGCTTGAGCCTTCCCCGCGAGCCGGGGCTCTGGTTCGCCGCCACGTGGCCGAGCCGGCTGCCGCAGATCGGGATCCGCATCGACCATGTCCTGACGACGCCGGGTCTCTCGACGCGCTTCGTTGCGACCGGCCCGCAGATCGGCTCGAACCATCTGCCGCTCACAGTGGACGTGGGAGTCCGATAG
- a CDS encoding PilZ domain-containing protein yields the protein MMSPGTPVRPSEGPASHPAETENREETPDRGSTSLEAAAPSTSQERPASGSDADPDGTAGQGGSGLLQTLVRSLRGGRGTKTEDDASAPDRPTDDRERTGGATDPTATAATVSAALASRQPHPNAEPASNRRPRALASTSASDGESRRIAFRLDTPARFDTGGRSYDTLDWSIGGFALSARKASFARNEEVRGTFTVFLDQFVVSTTVTAEVVHTDSRRLGFRFEDLSQSQIRMLRSLSAALLSGSAPTGFPVGAAKAPRGRGRGGSGDGRDQSKPLVTLASGSFNALLALVVVGIGLAVFFSPIEPTFHSMSGAVAGERIVVAAEATVTLDTIDVPAGEPVGVGDTLAFLTPLGGEREPLLSPCRCVVVGYFAGTGQTIRTGEPVAQLVEAGTVPVVQALFARDEASAWTPGRRVTIRLSYSGQRAEGRIMRVSETLPEAFVGLPVGLAASPNTMVAWIEPASPLPPSAVGEPVRVEFQQSTGL from the coding sequence ATGATGTCGCCCGGGACGCCGGTCCGGCCGTCCGAGGGGCCGGCCTCTCATCCGGCGGAGACGGAGAACCGGGAAGAAACGCCGGACCGGGGAAGCACTTCGCTGGAGGCTGCTGCGCCTTCCACCTCACAGGAGCGCCCGGCTTCCGGCTCTGACGCGGATCCGGACGGGACAGCCGGCCAGGGCGGGTCCGGTCTTCTGCAGACACTGGTCCGCAGCCTTCGCGGCGGGCGGGGTACGAAGACGGAAGACGACGCGTCGGCGCCGGACCGGCCGACCGACGATCGCGAGCGGACCGGCGGAGCCACCGATCCGACTGCAACAGCCGCAACGGTGTCCGCCGCCCTGGCGTCCCGTCAGCCGCACCCAAATGCCGAACCGGCATCGAACAGACGGCCGCGTGCGCTGGCGTCCACGTCCGCCTCCGACGGCGAGAGCCGCCGCATCGCCTTTCGTCTCGATACCCCGGCCCGCTTCGATACCGGCGGCCGGAGCTACGATACCCTCGACTGGTCGATCGGCGGGTTCGCGCTGTCGGCGCGGAAGGCCTCCTTCGCTCGGAATGAGGAGGTTCGGGGCACGTTCACCGTCTTTCTCGACCAGTTCGTGGTCTCGACCACCGTTACGGCCGAGGTGGTGCACACCGACAGCAGGCGGCTGGGCTTCCGGTTCGAAGACCTCAGCCAGTCCCAGATCCGGATGTTGCGCTCGCTGTCGGCAGCCCTTCTGTCGGGAAGCGCCCCGACCGGGTTTCCGGTGGGCGCCGCCAAGGCCCCCCGGGGTCGAGGGCGCGGCGGATCCGGCGACGGCCGGGATCAATCGAAACCGCTGGTGACGCTCGCGTCCGGCTCCTTCAACGCCCTGCTCGCCCTGGTGGTTGTCGGCATCGGCCTTGCCGTCTTCTTCTCGCCGATCGAGCCGACGTTCCACTCCATGTCCGGCGCCGTCGCGGGCGAGCGGATCGTGGTTGCGGCGGAGGCGACGGTCACCCTCGACACGATCGACGTTCCCGCCGGCGAGCCCGTCGGGGTCGGCGACACGCTCGCCTTTCTGACGCCCCTCGGCGGCGAGAGAGAACCGCTTCTGAGCCCGTGCCGGTGCGTGGTGGTCGGCTATTTCGCGGGCACCGGGCAGACGATCCGGACCGGCGAACCGGTGGCGCAGCTGGTGGAGGCCGGCACCGTTCCCGTCGTGCAGGCCCTGTTCGCGCGCGACGAGGCGTCGGCCTGGACGCCGGGGAGGCGGGTCACCATCCGGCTCAGCTATTCCGGCCAGAGGGCGGAGGGCCGGATCATGCGGGTCAGCGAAACGCTGCCGGAGGCGTTTGTCGGTCTGCCGGTCGGGCTTGCCGCGTCGCCGAACACGATGGTCGCCTGGATCGAGCCGGCCTCGCCGTTGCCGCCGAGCGCGGTCGGGGAGCCGGTGAGGGTGGAATTCCAGCAATCGACCGGCCTGTAG
- a CDS encoding polysaccharide biosynthesis/export family protein, producing the protein MRIVRQSVLALLAVLTLGGCGHFGGGSRTADCAQTQTYTRVAGCSPMDKAALAGAPTPIAGATAYAPASIPGFRPWTDAVEYEFRFVIGDELAINLPFYEEETTTTTVAPDGNIYLSLIGPVPAEGRTPGELEADLESRYEKYLRFPTVGVVPKSYGNRQVFVGGEVNRPGALNMPGPMGVMEAVIMAGGLKETAGTRKVALIRRGPEGYPMMRIVDLDEFTSMATAEQNLILQPYDVVFVPRSRIAEVNLWVDQFINKTVPFNRNFSFTIQKDLF; encoded by the coding sequence GTGCGTATCGTGAGGCAGTCCGTCCTCGCATTGCTGGCCGTTCTCACACTCGGCGGATGCGGCCATTTCGGCGGCGGCAGCCGGACGGCGGACTGTGCGCAGACGCAGACTTATACGCGCGTCGCCGGCTGTTCTCCGATGGACAAGGCGGCGCTCGCCGGTGCGCCGACCCCGATTGCCGGTGCGACCGCCTACGCGCCCGCCTCCATTCCCGGCTTCCGCCCCTGGACCGATGCGGTGGAATACGAGTTCCGCTTCGTGATCGGCGACGAGCTGGCGATCAATCTGCCCTTCTACGAGGAAGAGACGACCACCACGACGGTGGCCCCGGACGGGAACATCTATCTGAGCCTGATCGGACCCGTGCCGGCCGAGGGGCGCACCCCGGGCGAGCTGGAGGCCGATCTGGAGAGCCGCTACGAGAAATATCTGCGGTTTCCGACCGTCGGCGTGGTGCCGAAGAGCTACGGAAACCGGCAGGTGTTCGTCGGCGGCGAAGTCAACCGGCCCGGCGCGCTGAACATGCCCGGACCGATGGGCGTGATGGAAGCGGTGATCATGGCCGGCGGTCTCAAGGAGACGGCCGGAACCCGCAAGGTCGCCCTGATTCGCCGGGGGCCGGAAGGCTATCCGATGATGCGCATCGTCGATCTCGACGAGTTCACCAGCATGGCCACCGCCGAGCAGAACCTGATCCTGCAGCCCTACGACGTTGTGTTCGTGCCGCGCTCGCGGATCGCCGAGGTCAACCTCTGGGTCGACCAGTTCATCAACAAGACGGTGCCGTTCAACCGGAACTTCTCCTTCACCATCCAGAAGGACCTGTTCTGA